A region from the Bactrocera dorsalis isolate Fly_Bdor chromosome 1, ASM2337382v1, whole genome shotgun sequence genome encodes:
- the LOC105222068 gene encoding seminal metalloprotease 1, with protein MKLLMGFVLLSALGAALALPLQSVVEEDPELTAGYFEGDIVLEPNQRNGLRNETKRWPDNLVYYKFSEGFFDNDHKNHILRGMKIVEEVSCIRFKEATEDQSYYINITGSSGGCFSSVGWANGVRSYNLQIYPLDTGCFRLGTIVHELLHTLGFYHMQSAANRDDYVRIDTENIQAGTEHNFNKYDEDFVDDFDEEYDYGSVLHYSAYAFSANGKMTIVPLREEEASVMGQRRSLSQSDINKLNIMYRCPLKV; from the exons ATGAAGTTACTTATGGGTTTCGTGCTTTTGTCGGCGCTGGGCGCTGCTCTGGCTCTGCCGCTGCAATCAGTAGTGGAGGAAGATCCTGAGTTGACGGCTGGTTACTTCGAAGGTGATATTGTTTTGGAACCAAACCAACGCAATGGTTTGCGCAATGAAACTAAGCGTTGGCCAGACAATCTTGTCTACTACAAATTCAGTGAGGGATTCTTTG ATAATGATCATAAGAATCATATACTACGCGGCATGAAGATCGTGGAGGAGGTATCGTGCATCCGTTTCAAGGAGGCTACCGAGGATCAGTCTTATTATATCAACATCACCGGCTCAAGTGGTGGCTGCTTCTCAAGCGTCGGTTGGGCCAACGGCGTTCGTTCGTATAATCTGCAGATTTACCCCTTGGATACGGGTTGTTTCCGTCTCGGTACCATTGTGCATGAGCTCTTGCATACACTCGGTTTCTATCACATGCAGAGTGCCGCGAATCGCGATGACTACGTTCGGATAGACACGGAGAACATTCAGGCTGGCACCGAGCACAACTTTAATAAGTACGACGAAGACTTTGTCGATGATTTTGATGAGGAATACGATTACGGCAGTGTGTTGCATTATTCGGCGTATGCATTCTCTGCCAACGGCAAAATGACGATAGTGCCTTTGAGAGAGGAAGAAGCCAGTGTAATGGGCCAACGTCGTAGCTTAAGTCAAAGTGATATAAACAAATTGAATATAATGTATCGTTGTCCTTTGAAAGTGTAA
- the LOC105222072 gene encoding seminal metalloprotease 1, protein MRTFLVLALLAMISGSHTLPTVVQWEEDPEQTPGFFEGDIVLRPKSRNCMSNPSQHWPDGIVYYKFSEGIDDVRKDFIRNAMNIVEEGSCVHFKEADDDQPYFVNITGNPGGCYSTVGFVEDISILNLHKHDLNTGCYRTGKIIHELLHTLGFYHMQSTYDRDDYIRIAYENVKPDFVHDFAKYSKDFVEDFGEKYDYGSIMHYSPHAFSANGAETIVPLQEIREGLMGQREALSTVDLIKLNKMYKCPELQVKD, encoded by the exons ATGAGGACATTTCTGGTTCTGGCGCTGCTTGCGATGATTAGTGGAAGCCATACTCTGCCAACAGTTGTACAGTGGGAAGAAGATCCTGAGCAGACTCCCGGCTTCTTCGAAGGCGATATCGTCTTGAGACCGAAAAGCAGAAATTGTATGAGCAATCCATCTCAACATTGGCCAGATGGTATTGTCTACTACAAGTTTTCGGAAGGAATTG ATGATGTACGAAAGGATTTCATTAGAAACGCGATGAACATTGTTGAAGAAGGTTCGTGCGTGCATTTCAAAGAAGCGGACGACGACCAgccgtattttgtcaatataacGGGAAATCCTGGCGGCTGTTATTCAACTGTTGGTTTTGTGGAGGACATTTctatattaaatttacataaacatgaCTTAAATACGGGATGCTATCGAACCGGTAAAATAATTCATGAATTGTTGCACACTCTCGGTTTCTATCACATGCAAAGCACTTACGATCGGGACGATTATATTCGGATAGCCTATGAGAATGTTAAGCCAGACTTTGTGCATGACTTTGCAAAATACTCTAAGGACTTTGTTGAAGACTTTGGTGAAAAATACGACTATGGTAGTATTATGCATTATTCGCCGCATGCCTTCTCGGCAAATGGTGCGGAAACTATAGTGCCGTTGCAAGAAATACGGGAGGGTTTAATGGGTCAGCGCGAGGCTTTAAGTACAGTTGATTTAATCAAGttgaataaaatgtataaatgcCCTGAGTTGCAAGTGAAAGACTAA
- the LOC125778370 gene encoding seminal metalloprotease 1-like: MAVGLVRILIWSIFGVLLSANLACGKPVSTSLDAEEIAGMFEGDMILTADQERVLRSPLQGRNGLVDETKRWPNRIVYYKIVGDFDLIHRQAISDAIEVLEARTCLKFHEASETSKQYVAISSMAGGCYTAVGYQAKVQTMNLENYPIGEGCFRAGTILHEFMHALGFYHQQSDSNRDKYIDVVYDNIVPGKEPNFEKYDASVVTDFDVGYDYDSCLHYRPGAFSKNGKDTIVPLDATAVIGQREHLSKKDINKINIMYKCPILT, translated from the exons atGGCGGTAGGACTTGTAAGAATTCTTATTTGGTCGATATTTGGTGTTCTGCTCAGCGCAAACCTCGCTTGTGGCAAGCCCGTATCAACATCGCTGGACGCTGAAGAGATAGCGGGCATGTTTGAAGGCGATATGATCTTAACGGCGGATCAAGAACGTGTGCTAAGAAGTCCGCTGCAAGGCCGAAATGGTTTGGTTGACGAGACCAAGCGGTGGCCAAATCGTATTGTGTACTACAAAATTGTCGGAGATTTTG ATTTAATTCATCGCCAAGCCATTTCAGACGCCATAGAGGTTTTGGAAGCGCGTACCTGCTTAAAATTCCATGAGGCCAGTGAAACATCCAAGCAATACGTGGCAATTTCTTCCATGGCGGGTGGCTGCTACACCGCTGTTGGCTATCAGGCCAAAGTGCAGACAATGAACCTGGAGAATTATCCAATTGGTGAGGGCTGCTTCCGAGCGGGCACTATATTGCACGAGTTCATGCACGCGCTGGGCTTTTATCATCAGCAAAGTGATAGCAATCGCGATAAGTACATAGACGTTGTCTACGACAATATTGTGCCGGGTAAAGAgccaaactttgaaaaatacgaCGCATCAGTTGTGACCGATTTCGATGTGGGTTACGACTATGACAGCTGTCTACATTATAGACCCGGCGCATTTTCGAAGAATGGTAAAGATACGATAGTGCCGTTGGACGCGACGGCGGTTATCGGTCAGCGAGAACATTTGAGTAAAAaggatataaacaaaattaatatcatGTACAAGTGTCCCATACTGACCTAA
- the LOC105222070 gene encoding seminal metalloprotease 1 has product MRTCLSLVMLLVISTSRAIPVDSVREEDPELTAGYFEGDIVLDAAPRNGMSNTSLYWPNGIVYYKIWEGFFDLVQETVIKGAMKTIEDVSCIRYILADDDQPYFVNITGNPGGCYSTVGFTDDIQKYNLEPFPINQGCFRIGTMIHEMLHTLGFYHMQSTFNRDEYVQIVSENINPQYLHNFNKYDKDMVEDFGEAYDYGSILHYSPIAFSANGEKTIEPLQEIPVGLMGQRVTLSEGDIRKLNKMYNCVEKD; this is encoded by the exons ATGAGGACATGTCTGAGTTTGGTAATGCTTTTGGTGATTAGTACAAGTCGAGCTATACCAGTAGACTCAGTAAGGGAAGAAGATCCCGAACTAACTGCTGGCTATTTCGAAGGTGACATTGTGTTGGATGCAGCGCCGCGTAATGGCATGAGTAATACAAGTCTCTATTGGCCCAACGGTATTGTGTATTATAAAATTTGGGAAGGATTTTTCG ATCTAGTACAAGAAACTGTTATTAAAGGCGCCATGAAAACCATAGAAGATGTGTCATGCATTCGTTACATATTGGCCGACGATGACCAGCCATATTTCGTCAACATAACAGGCAATCCTGGCGGCTGTTACTCTACGGTTGGCTTTACTGACgacattcaaaaatataatttagaacCATTTCCCATAAATCAGGGTTGCTTCCGTATCGGAACCATGATTCACGAAATGTTACACACACTCGGTTTTTATCACATGCAGAGCACTTTTAATCGGGACGAGTATGTTCAGATAGTCTCCGAAAATATTAATCCGCAATATCtgcataattttaataaatatgacaAAGACATGGTTGAGGATTTTGGAGAAGCGTACGATTATGGTAGTATTTTGCATTATTCGCCGATTGCTTTCTCCGCAAATGGTGAAAAGACTATAGAGCCATTGCAGGAAATACCTGTGGGTTTAATGGGTCAGCGTGTGACTTTAAGTGAAGGTGATATAAGAAAGTTGAATAAGATGTATAACTGTGTTGAGAAAGATTAA
- the LOC105222071 gene encoding seminal metalloprotease 1, producing MKTFLNFVLLSVFSTSRSLPTNSDNNSTEQDPEENPGLFEGDIVLKLSSRNCMRNEEHHWPRGIVYFKFSEGSFEELQELFIRGAMKAIEEVSCIRFIEADDDQPYFLNITAMSRGCYSTVGFWNKVQTLNLKSYPIGKGCYRPGTIMHELLHTLGFYHMQNAYNRSKYVRVVRGNIKKGHEHNFKRYPRRMSSNFGQGYDYGSIMHYSSRAFSINGKKTIVPLQKVSKGVLGQRNGITQSDKKKLNKMYGCSKKKKKYTHE from the exons ATGAAGACATTTCTGAATTTCGTGCTGCTATCCGTGTTTAGTACAAGTCGATCTTTACCAACAAACTCGGACAACAACTCGACGGAACAAGATCCTGAAGAAAATCCAGGCTTATTCGAAGGTGATATCGTATTGAAACTCTCGTCGCGTAATTGTATGCGCAATGAAGAACACCATTGGCCCCGTGGTATTGTCTATTTTAAGTTTTCCGAAGGATCTTTTG AGGAATTACAAGAATTATTTATTAGAGGTGCCATGAAAGCCATTGAAGAAGTTTCCTGCATCCGGTTTATAGAGGCCGACGATGACCAGCCATATTTCCTCAACATAACGGCCATGAGCCGCGGTTGTTATTCAACTGTCGGTTTTTGGAACAAGGTTCAAACATTAAATCTAAAATCTTACCCAATTGGTAAGGGTTGCTACCGCCCTGGCACCATAATGCATGAATTGTTACACACTCTCGGCTTCTATCACATGCAGAATGCTTATAATCGTAGTAAATATGTTCGAGTTGTTCgaggaaatattaaaaagggCCATGAGCATAACTTTAAAAGATACCCCAGAAGAATGTCTTCTAATTTTGGTCAAGGCTACGATTATGGTAGTATAATGCACTATTCGTCTCGTGCGTTTTCGATAAATGGTAAAAAGACTATAGTGCCATTGCAGAAAGTATCGAAGGGTGTATTGGGGCAGCGCAATGGTATTACCCAATCTGATAAAAAGAAGTTGAATAAAATGTACGGCTGcagtaagaaaaagaaaaagtataCACATGAATGA